In Cicer arietinum cultivar CDC Frontier isolate Library 1 chromosome 1, Cicar.CDCFrontier_v2.0, whole genome shotgun sequence, one DNA window encodes the following:
- the LOC101515478 gene encoding uncharacterized protein: MVRDMMGTYSSSSRGYVGDMNDDVNVNVNVNTNMSMNEKPAWLERLMGETFFGDCGVHKNRRKNEKNVFCLHCCLSICPHCFPSHTSHPLLQVRRYVYHDVIRLDDLEKLIDCSNIQPYTINSAKVIFLNQRPQSRSCKGTANACFTCDRILQEPFHFCSLSCKVDYMVYVGESLSNILHRFDESDFAISQFEGLRVDGSEVIDEDNNNINIGPSCSYSITHQEATSNNVLSHQPHNNKSNRFLPGIVLSLGSRRKGAPQRAPLS; the protein is encoded by the exons atggTGAGAGACATGATGGGTACATACTCATCATCATCAAGAGGGTATGTGGGAGACATGAATGATgatgtgaatgtgaatgtgaatgtgaATACGAATATGAGTATGAATGAAAAACCTGCATGGCTAGAGAGGTTGATGGGTGAAACATTCTTTGGTGATTGTGGGGTCCACAAAAATCGAAGGAAGAACGAGAAGAACGTTTTTTGTTTACACTGTTGTCTTAGCATCTGCCCCCACTGCTTCCCTTCTCATACCTCTCATCCTCTTCTCCAG GTGAGAAGGTATGTTTACCACGATGTAATTCGATTGGATGATCTCGAAAAGCTCATTGATTGTTCCAATATTCAG CCCTATACAATTAATAGTGCcaaagtgatatttttaaatcaaaggCCACAATCAAGGTCATGCAAAGGTACAGCCAATGCTTGCTTCACTTGTGACAGAATTCTTCAGGAGcctttccatttttgttctcTCTCATGCAAG GTAGATTACATGGTGTACGTGGGGGAAAGCTTGTCGAACATTTTACATCGATTTGATGAATCTGACTTTGCAATATCACAATTCGAGGGACTAAGAGTGGATGGATCTGAGGTAATCGATGAAGACAACAATAACATTAACATTGGTCCAAGTTGTTCTTACTCTATCACTCATCAAGAGGCCACTAGTAATAACGTTCTTTCACACCAACCCCACAACAACAAATCCAATAGATTCCTTCCTGGGATTGTCCTCTCTCTTGGCAGTAGAAGAAAGGGTGCTCCCCAAAGGGCCCCTCTCTCCTAa